The Ignavibacteria bacterium genome includes a window with the following:
- a CDS encoding acyl-CoA dehydrogenase: MPKTKPVDYYNIESLLSPEEILVRDTVREFVDDNVLPIIEKHCREGKFPLELVPKMAELGMFGPTLPQKYGGSELNNVAYGLMTQELERGDSGIRSFASVQSGLVMYPIFAYGNEEQKMKWLPQLASGKKIGCFGLTEPDFGSNPGGMITRAEETSSGYVLNGAKMWITNGTISDVAVVWAKLNGVVRGFLVEKGTKGFTAPEMKGKHSLRASVTSELV, from the coding sequence ATGCCCAAAACAAAACCCGTTGATTACTATAACATCGAAAGTTTGCTCTCGCCGGAAGAAATTCTCGTACGCGATACTGTTCGCGAATTTGTTGATGATAACGTTCTTCCGATTATTGAAAAACATTGCCGCGAAGGAAAATTCCCGCTCGAACTCGTTCCGAAAATGGCGGAGTTGGGAATGTTCGGTCCCACACTTCCGCAAAAATATGGCGGTTCGGAATTAAACAACGTTGCGTACGGATTGATGACACAAGAACTTGAACGCGGCGATAGCGGAATACGAAGTTTCGCTTCTGTACAAAGCGGTTTGGTGATGTATCCGATTTTTGCGTACGGGAACGAAGAACAAAAAATGAAATGGCTTCCACAACTTGCAAGCGGAAAAAAAATCGGTTGCTTCGGATTGACGGAACCGGATTTTGGTTCTAATCCCGGCGGGATGATTACACGCGCCGAAGAAACTTCGAGCGGATATGTGTTAAACGGAGCGAAGATGTGGATTACGAATGGAACGATTTCAGACGTTGCAGTCGTGTGGGCAAAATTGAATGGCGTTGTGCGCGGATTTCTTGTCGAGAAAGGAACGAAAGGTTTTACCGCGCCTGAAATGAAAGGCAAACATTCTCTTCGCGCGTCGGTGACTTCGGAATTAGTGT
- a CDS encoding T9SS type A sorting domain-containing protein, with the protein MVQKFEDAIYNACCHNNVLLFLATIFFYQSQIPEKFMFRILNFIFTLFIVFSLQTQAQFVITSSTPVDGEQEVQLSTIVSFNFSSPIDTNTRFGDLQLPINLLAHDPLDSITLGNVTYSGNLQTISIEVTHTANTDYVWIVIGARSLNGEMLAMPYVLNYTTSQEHGQFVVKGIVSYAGEVSGAFIALLDKPLFSDYGNARSSVVITNSTGEYTTYYLRDGTYWPVCAKDANGDGELDPFDDYIGFYDENNDGVQDSIVIQGDNRDGVNMTLRQLFYLTTATGFVDTAKTLASQYASDQQLRYVFAQSDGDTINLDGTSFGWMYMFFSPTLQFYTTVFASSFFMMVDTTNPPPFPQNSRPIPENFIDSDSAMWVVEHNGGEEFRQLYNVVSRRLFGGNFVWIYPQDTTKVVWVGEYEALLSDGTSLYFHAIIDIETGEFLAGGIDNVRENFTSTPNDFILYQNYPNPFNPTTNFRFQILDFRFVSLKVYDVLGKEIATLVNEKLAAGTYNIPWNANDIPSGVYFYRLQVGNNVRTQKMLLLK; encoded by the coding sequence ATGGTGCAGAAGTTTGAAGATGCGATTTATAACGCTTGTTGTCATAACAATGTTTTGTTATTTTTAGCCACAATTTTTTTTTATCAATCACAAATTCCAGAGAAATTTATGTTTCGAATATTGAATTTTATATTCACTCTCTTTATTGTATTTTCTTTACAAACGCAAGCGCAGTTTGTTATAACGTCATCTACCCCTGTGGATGGCGAACAAGAAGTGCAACTATCCACAATCGTAAGTTTTAACTTTTCATCGCCTATTGATACGAATACTCGCTTCGGCGATTTGCAACTGCCGATAAATTTACTTGCGCATGACCCCCTAGATTCCATTACGTTGGGAAATGTTACGTACAGCGGAAATCTTCAAACAATATCAATCGAAGTAACGCACACTGCGAACACGGATTATGTATGGATTGTAATAGGAGCGCGTAGTTTGAATGGTGAAATGTTGGCAATGCCGTACGTATTAAATTATACAACTTCTCAGGAACATGGGCAATTTGTCGTGAAGGGAATTGTATCGTACGCAGGTGAAGTTTCGGGCGCATTTATTGCATTGTTAGATAAACCGTTGTTTTCAGATTATGGAAATGCTCGCAGTTCAGTTGTTATTACCAATTCAACGGGAGAGTATACTACGTATTATCTTCGTGATGGAACGTATTGGCCCGTTTGCGCAAAAGATGCAAACGGTGACGGTGAATTAGATCCCTTTGACGACTACATCGGTTTTTACGACGAGAATAACGACGGGGTGCAGGATAGTATCGTGATTCAAGGAGATAATCGCGATGGAGTCAATATGACATTGCGACAATTATTTTATTTAACAACGGCAACCGGGTTTGTTGATACTGCGAAAACTCTTGCATCACAGTACGCTTCTGACCAACAGTTACGATATGTATTTGCGCAATCAGATGGAGATACGATAAATTTAGACGGTACTTCGTTTGGATGGATGTATATGTTTTTCTCGCCAACATTGCAATTCTATACAACAGTGTTTGCATCGTCGTTCTTTATGATGGTAGATACAACCAATCCACCGCCGTTTCCGCAAAATTCGCGACCGATACCGGAAAATTTTATTGATAGCGATAGCGCAATGTGGGTAGTAGAGCATAATGGCGGGGAAGAATTTCGTCAACTGTATAATGTTGTTTCCCGAAGACTGTTCGGCGGAAATTTTGTTTGGATATATCCGCAGGATACAACAAAAGTAGTTTGGGTTGGTGAATATGAAGCGTTGTTATCAGATGGAACTTCGTTGTACTTCCACGCAATTATAGATATTGAAACCGGAGAATTTCTTGCGGGCGGAATTGATAATGTTCGCGAGAATTTTACTTCTACGCCGAATGATTTTATTCTGTACCAAAATTATCCGAACCCGTTTAATCCGACAACAAATTTCAGGTTTCAGATTTTGGATTTCCGATTTGTTTCCTTAAAAGTATATGATGTTCTTGGGAAAGAAATCGCTACACTTGTGAACGAAAAACTGGCAGCAGGAACGTACAATATTCCTTGGAACGCAAATGATATTCCGAGTGGCGTGTATTTCTACCGCTTGCAAGTCGGAAACAACGTTCGAACACAGAAAATGCTTTTACTTAAATAG
- a CDS encoding M1 family metallopeptidase, with product MMSKNFYNFSRKKIFCSNKLLGQYSAYKNDINNDANGYLQPNPGWAMYNPSWADYTPSVAVLFNTAVTYNKGACVLHILRYTLGDLLFFSAINSYATDTARFKYKFATTDAFMQKMNEATGQNLDWFFNQWVKSPNHPVYQNSYGISSLGGSVWQAKYITKQTQTNTGFFQMPLELKISFSGGTDTTIRVFNDTNNQMFTFTFTKQPLSLFYVMMVVLFSNQVIEDRSL from the coding sequence ATGATGTCAAAGAATTTTTACAATTTCTCAAGAAAAAAAATATTCTGTTCGAACAAACTTCTGGGACAATATTCAGCATACAAAAACGACATTAACAACGACGCGAACGGATATTTACAGCCGAATCCCGGATGGGCGATGTATAATCCGTCGTGGGCGGATTATACTCCATCGGTGGCTGTGCTTTTTAATACTGCCGTTACGTACAACAAAGGCGCGTGCGTGCTTCACATATTGCGATATACATTGGGTGATTTATTATTCTTTTCTGCAATAAATTCGTATGCAACGGATACTGCTCGATTTAAGTATAAGTTTGCGACTACGGATGCATTTATGCAAAAAATGAATGAAGCGACAGGACAAAACCTCGATTGGTTTTTTAATCAATGGGTAAAATCACCAAATCATCCCGTGTATCAAAATTCGTACGGAATTTCTTCACTCGGCGGAAGCGTTTGGCAAGCGAAATACATTACGAAGCAAACGCAAACGAATACAGGATTTTTTCAAATGCCACTCGAATTGAAAATCAGTTTTTCCGGTGGAACCGATACCACAATTCGTGTTTTCAACGATACAAACAATCAAATGTTCACCTTTACGTTCACGAAGCAACCGTTGAGTTTGTTTTATGTGATGATGGTCGTTCTGTTCAGCAATCAAGTGATAGAGGATAGATCATTGTAG
- a CDS encoding tetratricopeptide repeat protein, which yields MKRFTHSIRFLFTILCIATLARTQDAQENAEFKFAVKLYEDKSYDLALEQFQRFAEKYSSSANAIESKFYIGQIQTQLKQFDEARSTFQNFALSYSTNPKAPQAWMYVAEIFERVSNFKEAANAYERLKVFFPNDASVPDALFRASDCYKKTNDGENEKRVLKAITREFSTAKIFPKAKLRLISVSMEEGNISSAQNELEKLAKESTDKSTQCEATIALGKLYLRVARFDDAERTFRRALEKFSETQNVNEANFEIGKLLQQQEKFLDAIEMFKKAVRDSFTIGEQATFEIGNCFLSLNDETNALHYYEQFLQKFPLSELRANVLIQAGIASSNAKKFSKGKEYFQQALHTENASLKKSALFHFAASAEANNDFALSANAYEQLATLCKDTINSPVALFRAGKVLLEHTEHYEEARRFFSLFEEKFPQHTFSDDVSFAIAVCDDSLREYEKAVEKYSSSKKQFPSSGLIDSAEQRAKYIQIYLQKDYRIAVEKLALLVGDAISGGNKGDVAFHLGEIYFNDFKNYSAAAQQFETALKSELASDKKAEAMFFRAKSVEFVEENNNAISLYEEFLKQFPAHRFANEAAYARFQLRKKTISIQELPLVVENLLVSFPMIPGKDEVILSLAKAFEQSGQIDTAKKTYFQIAEQFLSTESAEEALFRLGKIFKTNANSDSAKLIWKKELQKYFNGKFSAQANFELGTILLQEQNLSSENNAEELFRNLREQFYYTKYAASAESLEVEALFLQKQHNEAVILLQTMLDEQGRNLFSERHTFSLHQKIAAIFFTENNVTKAREHYLYALSLDHYSTNAAQVFFALGNLEKSEGNSELAAAYFRQASALGTTGNAEKNIADLLFETEQYVEAIRQFEELKKNAQNDSLKKYYQEKIIVAKLRSENLLGANPLFDEFKKSYANDSITIASLEIERARYFMRQSNLQTSSKILDGILAKKMNDETIARALYWRGKIFEAQEKPDSAEKMYRRVVAISSDVDVIPRAILSLGNIAYNKEQFDSAISLYQRVLAYQEKASDILPLAMSNLIEAFQSLRLYDAALKATRDFIAAFPNDESVLSKKITIGVLFTRLEYYDQAVVHFQKLLDDYGSDIEAEVRYDIGEAYFYKGDYQQAILEFLKVPYLVIKKTKIDWTATALYMAGQSYEQLSKFDNAIAMYQQIIDRNGIDAMFKASAKKEIDRVNNLMKK from the coding sequence ATGAAAAGATTCACTCATTCAATTCGCTTTTTATTCACGATACTTTGCATTGCTACGCTCGCGCGAACTCAAGATGCGCAAGAGAATGCCGAATTCAAATTTGCAGTAAAATTGTATGAGGACAAAAGTTACGACCTCGCGCTTGAACAGTTTCAACGTTTTGCAGAAAAATATTCCTCATCGGCAAATGCAATCGAATCAAAATTTTATATCGGCCAAATTCAAACGCAACTGAAACAATTCGATGAAGCGCGTTCGACGTTTCAAAATTTTGCATTGAGTTATTCAACCAATCCCAAAGCGCCGCAAGCGTGGATGTACGTTGCAGAAATATTCGAGCGTGTCAGTAATTTCAAAGAGGCGGCAAATGCGTACGAGCGTCTCAAAGTTTTTTTCCCGAATGATGCAAGCGTTCCCGATGCATTGTTCAGAGCGAGCGATTGTTACAAAAAAACGAACGATGGAGAAAATGAAAAACGTGTTTTGAAAGCCATCACACGCGAATTTTCAACGGCAAAAATTTTTCCGAAAGCAAAATTGCGTTTGATTTCCGTTTCGATGGAGGAAGGAAATATTTCTTCTGCGCAAAACGAATTGGAAAAACTTGCGAAGGAAAGCACAGATAAATCAACGCAATGTGAAGCAACGATTGCGCTTGGAAAACTCTATCTTCGCGTTGCACGATTCGATGATGCAGAGAGAACATTTCGTCGTGCTCTTGAAAAATTTTCTGAAACGCAAAACGTAAATGAAGCCAATTTTGAAATTGGGAAATTATTACAGCAACAAGAAAAATTTCTCGATGCGATTGAAATGTTTAAGAAAGCGGTGAGAGATTCGTTCACCATTGGAGAACAAGCAACGTTTGAAATTGGAAATTGTTTTCTTTCTCTGAACGATGAAACGAATGCGCTTCATTACTACGAACAATTCTTGCAAAAATTTCCTTTGAGTGAATTGCGAGCGAACGTTTTGATTCAAGCGGGAATTGCGTCATCCAATGCAAAAAAGTTTTCCAAAGGGAAAGAATATTTTCAACAAGCATTGCATACGGAAAATGCTTCGCTGAAAAAAAGTGCGTTGTTTCATTTTGCTGCAAGCGCGGAAGCAAACAACGATTTCGCTCTCTCTGCAAATGCATACGAACAACTCGCAACGCTCTGTAAAGACACCATCAATTCTCCGGTCGCTTTATTCCGCGCAGGAAAAGTTTTATTGGAACACACGGAACATTATGAAGAAGCGCGGCGATTTTTTTCATTGTTTGAAGAAAAATTTCCTCAACACACGTTCTCCGATGATGTTTCGTTTGCTATTGCGGTTTGTGATGATTCGTTACGTGAATATGAAAAAGCAGTCGAAAAATATTCTTCGTCAAAAAAACAATTCCCTTCGAGCGGGTTGATTGACAGCGCGGAACAGCGAGCGAAATACATACAGATATATTTGCAAAAAGATTATCGAATTGCGGTAGAAAAACTTGCGTTGCTTGTTGGTGATGCAATAAGCGGAGGAAACAAAGGAGATGTTGCGTTCCATCTCGGCGAAATTTATTTCAACGATTTCAAAAATTATTCTGCCGCGGCGCAACAATTTGAAACTGCACTGAAGAGCGAACTTGCGAGCGATAAAAAAGCGGAAGCAATGTTTTTTAGAGCAAAGAGCGTGGAATTTGTTGAGGAGAACAATAATGCAATTTCATTGTATGAAGAATTTCTGAAACAATTTCCTGCACATCGGTTTGCAAATGAAGCGGCGTATGCTCGTTTTCAATTACGGAAGAAAACAATTTCCATTCAAGAATTACCGCTTGTTGTTGAAAATCTTCTCGTTTCGTTTCCGATGATTCCGGGAAAAGATGAAGTCATTCTTTCGTTAGCAAAAGCATTTGAACAAAGTGGACAAATTGATACAGCGAAGAAAACATATTTTCAAATTGCAGAACAATTTCTCTCAACCGAAAGCGCGGAAGAAGCGTTGTTTCGTTTAGGAAAGATTTTTAAGACGAATGCAAATAGCGATTCTGCGAAATTGATTTGGAAGAAAGAATTGCAAAAATATTTCAATGGAAAATTTTCCGCTCAAGCGAATTTTGAGTTAGGAACTATACTGCTGCAAGAACAAAACCTTTCTTCAGAAAATAACGCCGAAGAATTGTTCAGAAATCTTCGGGAACAGTTTTACTATACAAAGTATGCAGCGAGTGCAGAGAGTTTGGAAGTTGAAGCGTTGTTTTTGCAAAAGCAACATAACGAAGCGGTTATCCTTTTGCAGACAATGCTTGACGAACAAGGACGGAATTTATTTTCAGAACGCCATACATTTTCATTGCACCAAAAAATTGCCGCGATTTTTTTCACTGAGAATAATGTAACCAAAGCGCGCGAACATTATTTGTACGCGCTTTCGCTCGATCATTATTCAACCAATGCCGCGCAAGTGTTTTTCGCGTTGGGAAATTTGGAAAAGAGCGAAGGAAATTCAGAACTTGCTGCTGCGTATTTTCGTCAAGCAAGTGCACTCGGAACCACGGGAAATGCAGAAAAAAATATCGCTGATTTGCTTTTTGAAACAGAGCAATACGTTGAAGCGATTAGGCAATTTGAGGAGTTGAAAAAAAATGCTCAGAACGACTCGTTGAAAAAATATTATCAAGAGAAAATTATCGTCGCGAAACTGCGTTCGGAAAATTTACTCGGTGCAAACCCGTTGTTTGATGAGTTCAAAAAATCGTACGCGAATGACAGCATAACAATCGCTTCGCTGGAAATAGAACGCGCGCGATATTTTATGCGACAAAGTAATTTGCAAACTTCGTCGAAAATTTTGGATGGAATTCTTGCAAAGAAAATGAATGATGAAACAATTGCTCGTGCGTTGTATTGGCGAGGAAAAATTTTTGAAGCGCAAGAAAAACCGGATTCAGCTGAGAAAATGTATCGCCGTGTCGTTGCAATTTCTTCAGATGTTGATGTTATTCCGCGTGCAATTCTTTCTCTCGGGAATATTGCGTACAATAAAGAGCAATTTGATTCCGCGATTTCGTTGTATCAACGCGTATTGGCGTATCAAGAAAAAGCAAGCGACATTCTACCGTTGGCGATGAGTAATCTGATTGAAGCGTTTCAATCGCTGCGTTTATATGATGCCGCATTGAAAGCAACGAGAGATTTTATTGCTGCATTTCCAAACGATGAATCTGTGTTGAGCAAAAAAATCACCATCGGCGTTTTGTTCACGCGGCTCGAATATTATGACCAAGCGGTGGTACATTTTCAAAAATTGCTTGACGATTACGGAAGCGACATTGAAGCGGAAGTGCGCTACGACATCGGAGAAGCGTATTTTTACAAAGGCGATTATCAGCAAGCGATTTTGGAATTTTTAAAAGTGCCGTATCTCGTAATAAAGAAAACCAAAATTGATTGGACGGCGACAGCGTTGTATATGGCGGGACAATCGTATGAACAACTTTCTAAATTTGATAATGCCATTGCTATGTATCAACAAATCATTGATAGAAACGGTATTGATGCAATGTTTAAAGCGTCGGCAAAAAAAGAAATTGATCGCGTAAACAATTTGATGAAGAAGTAA
- a CDS encoding four helix bundle protein, whose product MSNQIQSSKEKKYDLAERTAKFGEDIIEFVLAIPETSVNKPLINQVVRSATSIGANYMEADGAESKKDFYHKIALCKKESKETMHWLRMIAKANPTKKDECRTLWKESHELTLIFSSIILKKKL is encoded by the coding sequence ATGTCAAATCAAATCCAAAGTTCTAAAGAAAAGAAATATGATTTAGCTGAACGCACAGCAAAATTTGGAGAAGATATTATTGAATTTGTTTTGGCAATTCCGGAAACATCGGTGAATAAACCATTGATAAATCAAGTGGTTCGTTCTGCAACAAGTATCGGCGCAAATTATATGGAAGCCGATGGAGCTGAATCGAAAAAAGATTTTTATCACAAAATCGCTTTATGCAAAAAAGAGTCGAAAGAAACAATGCATTGGTTAAGAATGATTGCTAAAGCAAACCCAACAAAAAAAGACGAATGCAGAACATTATGGAAAGAATCGCACGAACTCACTCTGATTTTTTCTTCCATCATTTTGAAAAAGAAATTATAG
- a CDS encoding TlpA family protein disulfide reductase gives MNHRIFFLTYFSFLVFFVSGCNKNTADEREENKQQQSVSQETGTTTPVLGEYLFVQASNTDAAPNLHWKDAQGNSVTLSSFTEKLTLVNFWTTWCGPCKMETPDMVEVQNELRNKGVKFLGISADTGPSASEDVREFINHFKLSYPIIIDRDEEIQSAFGNVRAYPTTFLLNKDGKIVSQWIGARPKEFFLSEIEKFL, from the coding sequence ATGAATCACCGAATCTTCTTCCTTACATATTTTTCTTTTCTTGTTTTTTTCGTTTCCGGATGCAATAAAAATACTGCGGATGAACGAGAAGAAAACAAACAACAGCAATCCGTTTCGCAAGAAACAGGAACAACAACTCCCGTGCTTGGCGAATATCTTTTTGTGCAAGCAAGCAATACCGATGCTGCACCAAATCTTCACTGGAAAGATGCGCAAGGGAATAGCGTTACACTTTCATCGTTCACGGAAAAATTAACGCTTGTGAATTTTTGGACGACGTGGTGCGGACCGTGTAAAATGGAAACTCCCGATATGGTGGAAGTGCAAAACGAACTGCGAAACAAAGGAGTAAAATTTCTTGGGATTTCTGCGGATACGGGACCATCGGCTAGCGAAGACGTGAGAGAATTTATCAACCATTTTAAACTTTCGTATCCCATTATTATTGACCGCGATGAGGAAATTCAAAGTGCATTTGGAAATGTGCGAGCGTATCCCACAACATTTTTGTTGAACAAAGATGGGAAAATCGTTTCGCAATGGATTGGCGCGCGACCGAAGGAGTTTTTCCTGAGTGAGATTGAAAAGTTTCTTTAA